A single genomic interval of Barnesiella intestinihominis YIT 11860 harbors:
- a CDS encoding FKBP-type peptidyl-prolyl cis-trans isomerase N-terminal domain-containing protein, producing MKKTILFCVALAGLTAMSSCGNKAATKLENAADSASYALGVSNGARFGEALKSGMYEQLKNIDPNDFMKGLAAALKTDSTQRSYEMGLSQGLYIKEMLNNIKQGTGVEIDIPTFVQAYKQAMDGDTTLLISAMQSNSVLDAIFRAAAEAKEKEELARLAETPEAKENLAKGEAFLAEKAKEEGVVKTESGLLYKVVKEGKGDKVQSNQRAKVSYKGTLIDGTQFDSNASATFSPTQVVKGFGEGLQLMQKGGKYILYIPAELGYGVRGGGDKIPTNSTLIFEVEVLDIVK from the coding sequence ATGAAAAAGACTATTTTATTTTGTGTGGCACTCGCCGGTTTGACGGCAATGTCTTCTTGCGGAAACAAGGCCGCTACTAAGTTGGAAAATGCAGCAGATAGCGCAAGCTATGCTCTGGGTGTTTCTAATGGCGCCCGTTTTGGAGAAGCCCTGAAATCGGGTATGTACGAACAGCTTAAAAACATCGATCCCAATGATTTTATGAAAGGTTTGGCCGCTGCCTTGAAAACCGATTCTACGCAGCGTTCTTATGAAATGGGATTGAGTCAGGGTCTTTATATTAAGGAGATGTTGAATAATATCAAACAAGGAACCGGCGTAGAGATCGATATCCCGACATTCGTTCAGGCTTATAAACAAGCTATGGACGGCGATACGACTTTGTTGATTTCGGCTATGCAATCCAATTCGGTTCTCGATGCTATTTTCAGAGCAGCCGCCGAAGCTAAGGAAAAAGAAGAACTCGCTCGTTTGGCCGAGACTCCCGAAGCCAAAGAAAATTTGGCGAAAGGCGAGGCTTTCCTTGCTGAAAAAGCCAAAGAAGAAGGTGTGGTAAAAACTGAATCGGGACTTCTTTATAAGGTCGTTAAAGAAGGAAAAGGCGATAAAGTACAATCCAATCAACGTGCGAAAGTATCTTACAAAGGAACTTTGATCGACGGAACCCAATTCGATTCCAATGCAAGCGCTACTTTCTCTCCTACGCAAGTCGTTAAAGGCTTTGGAGAAGGTTTGCAGTTGATGCAAAAAGGCGGTAAATATATCTTGTATATTCCTGCCGAACTGGGTTACGGAGTTCGTGGCGGAGGTGATAAAATCCCGACCAATTCGACTCTCATATTTGAAGTAGAGGTTTTGGATATTGTCAAATAG
- a CDS encoding MATE family efflux transporter, which yields MENQNDIHRELTSLPVGKLLWKYSVPAIVGTMVMSLYNVIDRIFIGQGVGADAISGLALTFPIMSLAGAIGMLVGLGASARISIVLGQNDKVKAEKILANSLVLSLSFAVCYLTFFSVYMDDILRSFGGSDRTIPYAREFLIYIMPGMLCTNLCYSFNNMMRASGYPGKAMYTMLIGAFSNLILAPIFIFWLDWGIKGAAIATDIAMAISAAFVMIHFFNPKSQLRFHRRYFKLEWGILFNIVSIGLAPFLVNVASSVINAIINTSLYRYGGDEAIGAFGIFNSYATLVVMLIIGLCQGMQPIVGYNYGAGNYTRMKKAFVLTGIVATICCTVGWIGSTFFPYYIIRAFTTDTNLIDVAIHGMRIVMGVFPIVGFQIVTTNLFQSLGMASKSIFLSLTRQVIFLIPLLLIFPRIYALNGIWIAMPVSDTIATAITLLLLWRTDKKLQNKNSVITR from the coding sequence ATGGAAAACCAAAACGATATTCACAGAGAACTGACTTCACTTCCGGTAGGGAAACTGCTTTGGAAGTACTCTGTTCCGGCGATTGTCGGTACAATGGTTATGTCTCTGTATAATGTTATCGACCGCATTTTTATCGGTCAGGGCGTAGGAGCCGATGCCATTTCGGGCTTAGCTCTGACCTTTCCTATCATGTCGTTGGCAGGGGCTATCGGTATGTTGGTAGGGCTGGGAGCATCGGCTCGCATTTCAATCGTTTTGGGACAGAACGACAAAGTCAAAGCCGAAAAAATTTTGGCAAACAGTCTTGTACTTTCGCTCTCGTTTGCCGTTTGTTACCTCACCTTCTTCTCGGTTTACATGGACGATATACTGCGCAGTTTCGGCGGCAGCGACCGCACCATTCCATATGCTAGAGAGTTTCTCATCTACATCATGCCGGGTATGCTCTGCACCAATCTTTGTTACAGTTTCAACAATATGATGCGAGCTTCGGGGTATCCGGGGAAAGCCATGTACACCATGCTCATAGGTGCTTTCTCCAATCTTATCCTCGCACCGATTTTCATTTTCTGGTTAGATTGGGGAATAAAAGGCGCAGCCATAGCGACAGATATAGCTATGGCCATTTCGGCAGCATTTGTCATGATACATTTCTTCAACCCTAAAAGCCAGTTGCGATTCCATCGTCGATACTTCAAACTCGAATGGGGAATCCTGTTCAACATCGTTTCCATCGGGTTAGCTCCGTTTTTGGTCAATGTAGCCAGCAGCGTTATCAATGCAATCATCAACACATCGCTCTATCGGTATGGAGGAGACGAGGCGATAGGTGCATTCGGTATTTTCAACAGTTACGCCACATTGGTCGTTATGCTCATTATCGGGTTGTGTCAAGGCATGCAACCCATCGTAGGGTACAATTACGGTGCAGGTAATTACACCAGAATGAAAAAAGCATTCGTTTTAACCGGCATCGTAGCGACCATTTGTTGCACGGTCGGGTGGATAGGTTCAACCTTTTTCCCGTATTACATTATACGGGCCTTCACTACCGATACGAACCTCATCGATGTAGCCATACACGGGATGCGCATCGTTATGGGTGTATTCCCGATTGTCGGATTCCAAATCGTCACCACCAACCTGTTCCAATCCTTAGGTATGGCTTCTAAGTCCATTTTCCTCAGCTTGACCCGACAAGTCATATTCCTGATTCCGTTACTACTTATTTTTCCCCGAATATATGCCTTGAACGGTATATGGATAGCCATGCCGGTTTCCGATACAATCGCTACCGCCATCACTCTGTTATTACTTTGGAGAACCGATAAAAAACTACAAAATAAAAATTCGGTTATTACCCGGTGA
- a CDS encoding Lrp/AsnC family transcriptional regulator, which translates to MEKIDNLDRQILEIIMRNARIPSKDVAAECGVSRAAIHQRIQRMIDMHVITGSGYHVNPKSLGFRTCTYIGVKLEKGSMYRDVVPELEKIPEVVECHFTTGPYTMLCKLYARDNEHLMELLNDKIQNIHGVVSTETLISLEQSMNREIPVMKK; encoded by the coding sequence ATGGAAAAGATTGATAACCTTGATCGTCAGATTCTCGAAATTATAATGCGCAATGCCCGCATTCCGTCGAAAGATGTGGCTGCCGAATGCGGTGTTTCCCGCGCTGCTATCCATCAACGTATTCAGCGTATGATCGACATGCATGTTATTACCGGATCGGGATACCATGTAAATCCTAAATCTTTGGGTTTCAGGACGTGTACTTATATCGGGGTGAAATTGGAGAAAGGTTCGATGTATCGCGATGTCGTTCCCGAGCTCGAAAAGATTCCCGAAGTAGTAGAATGCCATTTTACGACGGGTCCTTACACAATGCTTTGTAAATTATACGCTCGCGATAACGAGCATTTGATGGAGTTGCTTAATGACAAAATACAGAATATTCACGGGGTGGTTTCGACGGAAACTCTTATTTCGTTGGAACAAAGCATGAATCGCGAAATTCCGGTCATGAAGAAGTGA
- a CDS encoding 4-hydroxy-3-methylbut-2-en-1-yl diphosphate synthase, with protein sequence MDYYNYHRRKSSIVQIGNTPLGGEYPVRIQSMTNTSTLDTAASVDQCIRIIQAGADYVRLTAQGVREAENLGEIKRELIARGYTTPLVADIHFNPKAADAAAYTVDKVRINPGNFVDSARTFKQLSYTDEEYTAELQKLKERFIPFLNICKEQHTAIRLGVNHGSLSDRIMSRYGDTPEGMVESCMEFLRICRSENFDNVVISIKASNTVVMVRTVRLLIETMESEGMNYPLHLGVTEAGDGEDGRIKSAVGIGTLLADGIGDTIRVSLSEAPEAEIPVACKLVNYITARTGHKPITTPDVSLEQMAARERESCNCIGGNQQPVVIAEGVPQTGTRADFYYTHDRTVGGDIRSIVDFAHYHGENNSYPLFQMHELSALKSTPATVRFLQADTADLSQEIIGELSQESGIVLILSSRHTNPVGDLRAALARLTAANCKLPVVFMAEYEEKESEDLQVKAGADFGPFLLDNLIDGIFLRNNGNISSQRLTDYMFTILQAARKRFSKTEYISCPSCGRTMFDLQTTIARVKAATSHLTGLKIGIMGCIVNGPGEMADADYGYVGAGRDKVSLYKGKECIEKNIPEEMAIEKLIALIKAHGDWSDPS encoded by the coding sequence ATGGACTACTATAATTACCACCGCAGGAAAAGCAGTATCGTACAGATAGGAAACACACCTCTCGGAGGTGAATATCCCGTACGCATACAATCGATGACCAATACCTCCACGCTGGATACCGCGGCCAGTGTGGACCAATGTATACGCATCATTCAAGCGGGAGCCGACTATGTGAGGCTCACGGCACAAGGAGTGAGGGAAGCAGAAAATTTAGGCGAAATCAAAAGAGAGTTAATTGCCAGAGGCTATACGACACCTTTGGTCGCCGATATCCACTTCAACCCGAAAGCTGCCGATGCCGCCGCCTACACCGTAGATAAAGTGCGTATAAATCCGGGGAATTTCGTCGATAGTGCCCGCACTTTCAAACAACTGTCCTATACAGACGAAGAATATACCGCCGAACTGCAAAAACTCAAAGAGAGGTTCATTCCATTTCTGAATATTTGCAAAGAACAACACACGGCAATACGTTTAGGAGTGAATCACGGTTCTCTGTCGGACCGTATCATGAGCCGTTATGGAGATACCCCCGAAGGTATGGTGGAGTCGTGTATGGAGTTTTTAAGAATCTGCCGCTCGGAAAATTTCGACAACGTGGTAATCTCCATCAAAGCATCAAATACGGTAGTTATGGTACGAACCGTTCGGCTACTTATCGAAACGATGGAATCGGAAGGTATGAATTATCCGCTTCATTTGGGAGTCACCGAGGCCGGAGACGGTGAGGACGGAAGAATAAAATCGGCGGTAGGTATAGGAACACTGCTGGCCGACGGGATAGGCGATACCATAAGAGTGTCGTTAAGCGAGGCTCCCGAAGCCGAAATCCCGGTAGCTTGCAAGCTGGTGAATTATATTACGGCAAGAACCGGCCACAAACCGATAACAACCCCCGACGTATCGCTGGAACAAATGGCAGCCCGAGAGAGAGAGAGTTGTAATTGTATCGGCGGCAACCAACAGCCCGTAGTTATCGCCGAAGGAGTGCCTCAAACAGGGACACGCGCCGATTTCTACTACACACACGACCGAACAGTCGGCGGCGATATTCGATCTATCGTAGATTTTGCACACTATCACGGGGAAAACAACTCCTATCCGTTATTTCAAATGCACGAATTATCTGCATTGAAATCGACTCCGGCGACTGTCCGCTTCCTACAAGCCGATACAGCTGACCTGTCGCAAGAAATTATCGGCGAGCTGTCGCAGGAATCGGGAATAGTTCTTATTCTCTCCTCTCGGCATACCAACCCGGTAGGAGACCTGCGGGCGGCATTGGCACGGCTCACCGCAGCAAACTGCAAACTTCCGGTCGTGTTCATGGCCGAATACGAAGAAAAAGAGAGCGAAGACCTGCAAGTGAAAGCAGGGGCCGATTTCGGGCCGTTTCTGCTCGATAATCTTATCGATGGCATATTCCTTCGCAATAATGGAAATATTTCGTCCCAGCGACTCACAGACTATATGTTCACGATTTTACAGGCCGCACGCAAGCGATTCAGTAAAACAGAATATATTTCTTGTCCGAGTTGCGGCAGAACCATGTTCGATTTACAAACTACAATCGCCCGTGTCAAAGCGGCGACCTCACACCTTACCGGACTAAAAATCGGTATCATGGGATGCATTGTAAACGGGCCGGGAGAGATGGCCGATGCCGACTACGGATACGTAGGAGCCGGGCGCGACAAAGTGAGTTTGTACAAAGGTAAAGAGTGTATCGAAAAGAACATACCCGAAGAGATGGCTATCGAAAAACTGATAGCTCTCATCAAAGCCCACGGCGATTGGAGCGATCCTTCCTAA
- a CDS encoding FKBP-type peptidyl-prolyl cis-trans isomerase: MDKLSYALGLSMGHNFLGSGIKSLNVEDFAKGVEAVYKQEKPEISFDEAKKIINEFFSNLQDEIAETNKQAGKEFLAENAKRSGVVVLPSGLQYEVLAEGKGRKPKVTDKVQCHYHGTLIDGQVFDSSIQRGTPAVFGVNQVIPGWVEALQLMPEGSRWKLYIPSDLAYGEQGAGGSIPANATLIFEVELIKIL, translated from the coding sequence ATGGACAAATTAAGTTATGCATTAGGTCTCAGCATGGGGCACAATTTTTTAGGCTCGGGTATCAAATCGTTGAACGTCGAGGATTTTGCCAAAGGTGTAGAGGCTGTATATAAACAGGAAAAACCGGAAATTAGTTTCGATGAGGCAAAAAAAATCATCAACGAGTTTTTTTCCAATTTGCAAGATGAAATCGCCGAGACGAATAAACAGGCCGGAAAAGAATTTTTGGCAGAGAATGCCAAGCGTTCCGGTGTGGTGGTACTTCCCAGCGGTTTGCAATATGAAGTGCTTGCCGAGGGAAAAGGTCGTAAGCCGAAAGTTACCGATAAAGTTCAATGTCATTATCATGGAACTTTGATTGACGGACAAGTGTTCGACAGTTCGATACAGCGGGGTACTCCGGCAGTATTCGGGGTCAACCAAGTGATACCCGGTTGGGTGGAAGCCTTGCAGTTAATGCCCGAGGGTTCTCGTTGGAAATTATATATACCTTCTGATTTGGCGTATGGAGAGCAAGGAGCCGGCGGAAGTATTCCGGCAAACGCTACTCTGATTTTTGAAGTGGAACTAATAAAAATATTATAA
- the purE gene encoding 5-(carboxyamino)imidazole ribonucleotide mutase, with protein MKPIVSIIMGSTSDLPIMEKAAKLLDECEIPFEMLALSAHRTPAEVEEFAKNARSRGIKVIIAAAGMAAHLPGVIASMTTLPVIGVPIKSGMEGLDALLAIVQMPPGIPVATVGVNAALNAAILATQILALGDETVASKVEKYKTGLTKKIVDANQELASIKYKFKTN; from the coding sequence TGAAACCAATCGTAAGTATAATTATGGGCAGTACGTCCGACCTTCCTATTATGGAAAAAGCCGCCAAGCTGCTCGACGAGTGCGAAATCCCATTCGAAATGTTGGCCTTATCGGCACATCGTACCCCTGCGGAAGTTGAGGAATTCGCCAAAAATGCTCGTTCCAGAGGAATAAAAGTTATCATTGCCGCCGCAGGTATGGCCGCACACCTGCCCGGTGTTATCGCTTCGATGACTACACTGCCCGTGATAGGAGTTCCCATCAAATCGGGTATGGAAGGACTCGATGCCTTGCTCGCCATCGTGCAAATGCCTCCCGGAATTCCCGTAGCGACGGTAGGAGTCAACGCAGCCCTCAACGCAGCTATTCTCGCCACTCAGATCTTGGCGCTCGGCGACGAAACCGTCGCTTCGAAAGTAGAAAAATACAAAACCGGACTTACGAAAAAAATCGTTGATGCCAACCAAGAACTCGCATCGATAAAATATAAATTCAAGACCAATTGA
- a CDS encoding SIR2 family NAD-dependent protein deacylase produces the protein MKKKLVVLTGAGMSVESGLSTFRDSGGLWDRYPVEDVATPEGWERNPALVQEFYNKRRKELLTVEPNKGHFGLATLEKDYDVTVITQNVDNLHERAGSTHVIHLHGELTKVRSTKNENRIYELSPDHYEIKADETDRYGDQLRPHIVWFGEAVPMIEPAIEITEEADIFVVIGTSLNVYPAAGLLRYVRPQVPIYLIDPKEVKVPVDRSVRVIQKGASEGVAELIALLRR, from the coding sequence ATGAAAAAGAAACTGGTTGTATTGACAGGCGCAGGAATGAGTGTAGAAAGCGGGCTTTCTACATTCCGAGACAGTGGAGGGTTATGGGACCGTTACCCCGTAGAAGATGTCGCAACCCCGGAAGGCTGGGAAAGAAATCCGGCTTTGGTACAAGAGTTTTATAACAAAAGGCGCAAAGAACTCCTCACCGTCGAACCCAATAAAGGACACTTCGGATTGGCGACTCTCGAAAAGGATTACGATGTAACAGTCATCACTCAAAATGTAGACAATCTACACGAACGCGCCGGGAGTACTCACGTAATTCATCTGCACGGAGAACTCACCAAAGTACGCTCGACAAAAAATGAAAATCGCATTTATGAATTGTCTCCCGACCATTATGAAATAAAAGCCGACGAAACCGACCGATACGGAGACCAGCTGAGACCCCACATCGTATGGTTCGGCGAAGCCGTACCCATGATAGAGCCGGCTATCGAAATCACCGAAGAAGCCGATATATTCGTCGTCATCGGAACATCGCTGAACGTTTATCCCGCCGCAGGATTGCTCCGTTATGTACGTCCGCAAGTACCGATATACCTCATCGATCCCAAAGAGGTAAAAGTTCCTGTCGATCGTTCCGTTCGGGTTATCCAAAAGGGAGCCTCGGAGGGTGTGGCAGAGCTTATCGCATTATTACGACGATAA